In Felis catus isolate Fca126 chromosome A3, F.catus_Fca126_mat1.0, whole genome shotgun sequence, a single genomic region encodes these proteins:
- the GHRH gene encoding somatoliberin, protein MLLWVFFLVILTLDSGSHCSPPSLPLRMPRYADAIFTNSYRKVLGQLSARKLLQDIMSRQQGERNQEQGAKVRLGRQVDSMWAGQKQMALESILVALLQKHRNSQG, encoded by the exons ATGCTGCTCTGGGTGTTCTTCCTGGTGATCCTCACCCTCGACAGTGGCTCCCACTGCTCCCCGCCATCCCTGCCCCTCAG AATGCCTCGGTATGCAGATGCCATCTTCACCAACAGCTACCGGAAGGTGCTGGGTCAGCTGTCTGCCCGCAAGCTACTGCAGGACATCATGAGCAGACAGCAGGG agagagaaaccaggaGCAAGGAGCAAAGGTACGGCTTGGCCGTCAGGTGGACAGCATGTGGGCAGGTCAAAAGCAGATGGCGTTGGAGAGCATCCTGGTGGCCCTGCTGCAGAAGCACAG GAATTCCCAAGGATGA